The following proteins are encoded in a genomic region of Fusarium oxysporum f. sp. lycopersici 4287 chromosome 1, whole genome shotgun sequence:
- a CDS encoding 6-phosphogluconate dehydrogenase, decarboxylating 1, translating to MASADLGLIGLAVMGQNLILNMADNGFTICAFNRTVSKVDRFLENEAKGKSIVGAKTVEEFVSKLKSPRRVMLLVQAGQAVDDWIEKILPLLDAGDIIIDGGNSHFPDSNRRTKYLAGKNIRFVGSGVSGGEEGARYGPSLMPGGNEEAWPHIKDIFQSIAAKSDGEACCEWVGDEGAGHYVKMVHNGIEYGDMQLICEAYDIMKRGLGLSSKEIGDVFAKWNKGVLDSFLIEITRDIMYFNDDDGTALVEKILDKAGQKGTGKWTAVNALDLGQPVTLIAEAVLARCLSAIKDERATASTKLEFVSRTTKFEGDKEQFLEDLEQALYASKIISYAQGFMLMQEAAREFNWKLNKPSIALMWRGGCIIRSVFLKDITHAYRSQPDLQNLLFDDFFNKAIHKAQPGWRDVVSKAALLGIPTPAFSTALSWFDGYRTKDLPANLLQAQRDYFGAHTFRIKPENASDKYPNGQDIHVNWTGRGGNVSASTYQA from the exons ATGGCAAGTGCGGATCTGGGCCTCATCGGCCTTGCTGTCAT GGGACAGAACCTTATTCTGAACATGGCTGACAACGGCTTCACCATCTGCGCCTTCAACCGAACCGTCTCCAAGGTCGACCGATTCCTGGAAAACGAGGCTAAGGGCAAGTCCATTGTCGGCGCCAAGACTGTTGAGGAGTTCGtcagcaagctcaagtctcCTCGCCGTGTCATGCTCCTGGTCCAGGCTGGTCAGGCTGTCGACGACTGGATTGAGAAGATTCTGCCCCTCCTTGACGCCGGTGATATCATCATCGACGGTGGTAACTCTCACTTCCCTGACTCCAACCGCCGCACCAAGTATCTTGCTGGCAAGAACATCCGCTTCGTCGGCTCTGGTGTCTCTGGTGGTGAGGAGGGTGCCCGATATGGCCCCTCTCTCATGCCCGGTGGTAATGAGGAGGCCTGGCCTCACATCAAGGACATCTTCCAGAGCATTGCCGCCAAGAGCGACGGCGAGGCTTGCTGTGAGTGGGTTGGCGACGAGGGTGCTGGTCACTACGTCAAGATGGTTCATAACGGTATTGAGTACGGTGACATGCAACTTATCTGCGAG GCTTACGACATCATGAAGCGTGGTCTCGGTCTCTCCAGCAAGGAGATCGGCGACGTCTTCGCCAAGTGGAACAAGGGCGTCCTGGACTCTTTCCTGATTGAGATCACCCGAGATATCATGTACTtcaatgacgatgatggcacTGCCCTcgttgagaagatcctcgACAAGGCCGGTCAGAAGGGTACCGGTAAGTGGACCGCTGTCAACGCTCTTGACCTCGGCCAGCCCGTGACCCTCATCGCCGAGGCTGTCCTTGCCCGATGCCTGTCTGCCATCAAGGACGAGCGTGCCACCGCTTCCACCAAGCTTGAGTTCGTCAGCCGAACAACCAAGTTCGAGGGTGACAAGGAGCAGTTcctcgaggatctcgagCAGGCTCTGTACGCCTCCAAGATTATCTCTTACGCCCAGGGCTTCATGCTCATGCAGGAAGCTGCTCGTGAGTTCAACTGGAAGCTCAACAAGCCCTCCATTGCCCTCATGTGGCGAGGTGGTTGCATTATCCGATCCGTCTTCCTCAAGGACATCACCCACGCCTACCGCTCCCAGCCCGACCTCCAGAACCTTCTgtttgatgacttcttcaacaaggcCATCCACAAGGCTCAGCCCGGCTGGCGAGACGTTGTTTCCAAGGCTGCTCTCCTTGGTATCCCCACCCCCGCCTTCTCTACCGCTTTGTCCTGGTTCGACGGTTACCGCACCAAGGACCTCCCCGCCAACCTTCTCCAGGCTCAGCGTGACTACTTCGGTGCTCACACCTTCCGCATCAAGCCCGAGAACGCTAGCGACAAGTACCCCAACGGCCAGGACATTCACGTCAACTGGACCGGCCGTGGTGGTAACGTCTCTGCCTCTACTTACCAGGCTTAA
- a CDS encoding hypothetical protein (At least one base has a quality score < 10), with the protein MLKQLILIAPLLVQALAVPAVEPRHQHLHGHIEHTHGTKTKMTTSVRRETEQTAAPQFIPPKMPYALDPNTKIRKTTTTAADPNNPKETIVPEFIPPKMPFVAKASWQKSTKDQDSSDKSASVASVKKKTVAKVQDEEDDNKDKEPTFIPPRAPFRGSRKPQQSQAATPRDTVPQFIPPRNPWAQSKHNTRSTESDDQDTSQETATPDADQRAASGDDEVIPAPELLRRDEEVADNEFFDEEDEDDYNPEDFPNLGGPEDGEDGSDDESENTPAGNTSEQASQNSESTDAQGDGSAKNYFGGDFDDEDDANNAPTRLEARGVGKRNILYFTNWGTYGANFQPQNLPVKEITHVLYSFAKVNPKDGTVFSSDSYADTERLYAGDSGGGKNVYGCVKQLYILKKKNRNLKVLLSIGGWNNSPDLATGVSTQDRRKKFISSAIKLITDWGFDGIDVDWEYPANAQEARNYVLLLSDLRKALDLYSKNNKLNYHFMLTVATSAGPANYKVMDLKGMNPWIDAWHLMAYDYAGSWDTTTGHQANVFVSKKNPLSTKLGTDKTINDYLAAGVPPNKILMGMPLYGRSFLNTAGLGKSYSGVGGNSEGTYLYKALPRSGAKATYDADLVASYSYDSKTRELVTYDDLKSGQAKAAYINQRNLGGAFFWEASGDKVGSQSIVSGVKRTLGTLETVNNLLKYPTSVYANIRAGMPS; encoded by the exons ATGCTCAAGCAACTCATCCTCATTGCGCCGCTCCTGGTGCAAGCACTGGCTGTGCCTGCAGTGGAGCCCAGACACCAACATCTTCATGGACACATCGAGCATACACATGGGACCAAGACCAAAATGACCACGTCTGTCCGCCGCGAGACAGAACAAACCGCCGCACCGCAGTTCATTCCTCCCAAGATGCCTTACGCACTTGACCCTAACACCAAAATCCGCAAGACCACCACTACTGCCGCTGATCCGAACAATCCTAAAGAAACCATCGTTCCTGAGTTCATCCCACCTAAGATGCCTTTCGTAGCAAAAGCATCTTGGCAAAAGTCGACTAAGGACCAGGATAGCTCTGACAAGTCCGCCTCGGTTGCATctgtgaagaagaagacggttGCCAAAGTccaggatgaagaagacgacaacaaagacaaagagccAACTTTCATCCCGCCTAGGGCGCCTTTCCGAGGATCTCGCAAGCCTCAACAGAGTCAAGCTGCCACTCCTCGAGATACAGTTCCCCAGTTTATCCCTCCGCGAAACCCCTGGGCACAGTCTAAGCACAACACTCGTTCTACGGAGAGTGACGACCAGGACACTTCGCAAGAAACTGCCACTCCTGATGCCGACCAGCGAGCTGCCagtggcgatgatgaagtcatcCCTGCACCTGAGCTCCTCAGGCGTGACGAGGAAGTTGCAGATAACGAATTCttcgatgaggaagatgaggacgacTACAACCCTGAGGATTTCCCAAACCTGGGCGGCCctgaagatggcgaggacgGTTCTGATGATGAATCTGAAAACACTCCTGCCGGAAACACATCTGAGCAGGCAAGTCAGAACTCCGAGTCCACCGATGCCCAGGGTGATGGCAGCGCAAAGAACTACTTTGGTGgtgactttgatgatgaggatgacgcCAACAACGCACCTACTCGCCTAGAGGCTCGGGGTGTTGGAAAGCGGAACATCCTCTACTTCACAAACTG GGGTACCTATGGGGCGAACTTCCAGCCCCAAAATCTGCCGGTGAAGGAGATCACACATGTTCTATACTCCTTTGCTAAGGTGAACCCTAAAGACGGAACTGT GTTTTCATCAGACTCTTATGCTGACACCGAAAGACTCTATGCTGGTGATTCTGGGGGTGGAAAGAACGTTTATGGGTGTGTTAAACAGCTTTacattctcaagaagaagaaccgCAATTTAAAG GTGCTACTTTCAATCGGTGGCTGGAATAACAGTCCAGATCTCGCCACTGGTGTGAGCACACAAGACCGTCGCAAAAAGTTCATCTCTTCCGCCATAAAGCTAATCACTGACTGGGGCTTTGACGGAATTGATGTCGATTGGGAATACCCTGCCAACGCCCAAGAAGCTCGCAACTATGTCTTGTTACTCTCGGATCTCAGAAAAGCCCTCGACCTGTACTCAAAGAACAACAAGCTAAACTACCATTTTATGCTTACTGTTGCTACATCAGCCGGTCCAGCAAACTATAAAGTCATGGATTTGAAAGGAATGAACCCATGGATTGACGCTTGGCACCTCATGGCGTACGACTATGCTGGCTCCTGGGATACTACCACCGGTCATCAGGCCAACGTTTTCGTTTCCAAGAAGAACCCTCTTTCAACAAAACTTGGCACTGACAAGACAATTAACGATTACCTCGCGGCAGGAGTTCCCCCAAACAAGATTCTCATGGGTATGCCTCTTTACGGCCGTTCATTCCTTAACACCGCTGGACTTGGCAAATCCTACTCGGGGGTTGGCGGCAACTCAGAGGGAACTTACCTATACAAGGCGTTGCCACGTTCTGGTGCCAAAGCTACCTATGACGCAGACCTCGTAGCCAGCTACTCATATGACAGCAAGACGCGGGAACTTGTTACTTACGATGATCTCAAATCGGGTCAGGCCAAAGCCGCTTATATCAACCAGCGAAACCTTGGCGGTGCTTTCTTTTGGGAGGCGAGTGGAGATAAGGTTGGATCCCAGAGCATCGTTTCTGGTGTAAAGCGCACATTGGGCACTCTTGAGACGGTCAACAATCTTTTGAAATACCCCACGAGTGTATACGCCAACATACGAGCTGGAATGCCGTCTTGA
- a CDS encoding 6-phosphogluconate dehydrogenase, decarboxylating 1, with amino-acid sequence MSGPVADLGLIGLAVMGQNLILNMADNGFTICAFNRTVSKVDRFLENEAKGKSIVGAKTVEEFVSKLKSPRRVMLLVQAGQAVDDWIEKILPLLDAGDIIIDGGNSHFPDSNRRTKYLAGKNIRFVGSGVSGGEEGARYGPSLMPGGNEEAWPHIKDIFQSIAAKSDGEACCEWVGDEGAGHYVKMVHNGIEYGDMQLICEAYDIMKRGLGLSSKEIGDVFAKWNKGVLDSFLIEITRDIMYFNDDDGTALVEKILDKAGQKGTGKWTAVNALDLGQPVTLIAEAVLARCLSAIKDERATASTKLEFVSRTTKFEGDKEQFLEDLEQALYASKIISYAQGFMLMQEAAREFNWKLNKPSIALMWRGGCIIRSVFLKDITHAYRSQPDLQNLLFDDFFNKAIHKAQPGWRDVVSKAALLGIPTPAFSTALSWFDGYRTKDLPANLLQAQRDYFGAHTFRIKPENASDKYPNGQDIHVNWTGRGGNVSASTYQA; translated from the exons ATGTCTGGCCCTGT TGCGGATCTGGGCCTCATCGGCCTTGCTGTCAT GGGACAGAACCTTATTCTGAACATGGCTGACAACGGCTTCACCATCTGCGCCTTCAACCGAACCGTCTCCAAGGTCGACCGATTCCTGGAAAACGAGGCTAAGGGCAAGTCCATTGTCGGCGCCAAGACTGTTGAGGAGTTCGtcagcaagctcaagtctcCTCGCCGTGTCATGCTCCTGGTCCAGGCTGGTCAGGCTGTCGACGACTGGATTGAGAAGATTCTGCCCCTCCTTGACGCCGGTGATATCATCATCGACGGTGGTAACTCTCACTTCCCTGACTCCAACCGCCGCACCAAGTATCTTGCTGGCAAGAACATCCGCTTCGTCGGCTCTGGTGTCTCTGGTGGTGAGGAGGGTGCCCGATATGGCCCCTCTCTCATGCCCGGTGGTAATGAGGAGGCCTGGCCTCACATCAAGGACATCTTCCAGAGCATTGCCGCCAAGAGCGACGGCGAGGCTTGCTGTGAGTGGGTTGGCGACGAGGGTGCTGGTCACTACGTCAAGATGGTTCATAACGGTATTGAGTACGGTGACATGCAACTTATCTGCGAG GCTTACGACATCATGAAGCGTGGTCTCGGTCTCTCCAGCAAGGAGATCGGCGACGTCTTCGCCAAGTGGAACAAGGGCGTCCTGGACTCTTTCCTGATTGAGATCACCCGAGATATCATGTACTtcaatgacgatgatggcacTGCCCTcgttgagaagatcctcgACAAGGCCGGTCAGAAGGGTACCGGTAAGTGGACCGCTGTCAACGCTCTTGACCTCGGCCAGCCCGTGACCCTCATCGCCGAGGCTGTCCTTGCCCGATGCCTGTCTGCCATCAAGGACGAGCGTGCCACCGCTTCCACCAAGCTTGAGTTCGTCAGCCGAACAACCAAGTTCGAGGGTGACAAGGAGCAGTTcctcgaggatctcgagCAGGCTCTGTACGCCTCCAAGATTATCTCTTACGCCCAGGGCTTCATGCTCATGCAGGAAGCTGCTCGTGAGTTCAACTGGAAGCTCAACAAGCCCTCCATTGCCCTCATGTGGCGAGGTGGTTGCATTATCCGATCCGTCTTCCTCAAGGACATCACCCACGCCTACCGCTCCCAGCCCGACCTCCAGAACCTTCTgtttgatgacttcttcaacaaggcCATCCACAAGGCTCAGCCCGGCTGGCGAGACGTTGTTTCCAAGGCTGCTCTCCTTGGTATCCCCACCCCCGCCTTCTCTACCGCTTTGTCCTGGTTCGACGGTTACCGCACCAAGGACCTCCCCGCCAACCTTCTCCAGGCTCAGCGTGACTACTTCGGTGCTCACACCTTCCGCATCAAGCCCGAGAACGCTAGCGACAAGTACCCCAACGGCCAGGACATTCACGTCAACTGGACCGGCCGTGGTGGTAACGTCTCTGCCTCTACTTACCAGGCTTAA
- a CDS encoding transcription initiation factor TFIIF subunit beta yields MADSFIKQEPFIKPDPEASGSPAQVDEEDLYEDAGDLEFYEKNAGAFEQLYLARVPRYMWEAWSKLTERLGDDDEIQIGTLRTWNEQKPDGSLDTKLRMLLSANCPEHQVLPREYDLVVQEHNVSNHFIFSEEDLPGFKARSKARQEAADAGIPASLLRQKQGNSNGPERPSYDRRSRYQPYYRKAVPKKTKIFGKIHYDVRVEPHGKDEEERVLQQKILDAEANKSKVQIISRHAASAVVNPGTTRAAEFGDSFIKNIAATAKPKKGEVFKAARIPENQLLDLIFECFRQYQYWSVKALRQKLQQPEQYLRQVLEKIAVLNKSGRFANQYCLSDAYRDKGGAEAQEAAAEPVDDDEDDAEMEDVLPVS; encoded by the exons ATGGCCGATTCCTTCATCAAGCAGGAGCCCTTCATCAAACCCGATCCTGAGGCATCTGGTTCTCCTGCGCAAGTcgacgaagaagatctgTATGAAGATGCCGGCGACCTCGAATTCTACGAAAAAAACGCTGGCGCTTTCGAGCAACTCTACCTCGCGCGCGTTCCTCGATACATGTGGGAAGCTTGGTCTAAATTGACGGAGCGACTcggcgacgacgacgagatTCAAATTGGCACTCTGCGAACATGGAATGAACAAAAGCCGGATGGCAGCCTAGAC ACCAAACTTCGCATGCTTCTCTCCGCCAACTGCCCAGAGCATCAGGTGCTGCCTCGCGAATATGACCTAGTGGTCCAAGAACACAACGTTAGCAACCACTTCATTTTCAGCGAGGAGGATTTGCCCGGTTTCAAGGCGCGAAGCAAGGCGCGACAAGAGGCTGCTGATGCTGGCATCCCTGCCTCATTGTTGAGGCAGAAACAAGGCAACAGCAACGGACCAGAACGTCCGAGCTACGACCGTAGGAGCCGATATCAACCATACTATCGAAAAGCTGTCCCGA AAAAGACAAAGATCTTTGGCAAGATTCACTATGATGTTCGTGTTGAACCCCACGGcaaagatgaggaagagcgGGTGCTTCAGCAGAAGATTCTGGATGCAGAGGCGAACAAATCCAAGGTCCAAATCATCAGTCGACACGCAGCTTCAGCCGTAGTGAACCCTGGAACTACCCGCGCAGCCGAATTTGGAGACAGCTTCATC AAAAATATTGCTGCCAcagccaagccaaagaagGGCGAGGTGTTCAAGGCAGCTCGTATTCCAGAGAACCAGCTTCTGGATCTCATCTTCGAGTGTTTCCGCCAGTATCAGTATTGGTCAGTGAAGGCTTTGCGACAAAAGCTTCAACAGCCCGAACAATACCTTCGACAGGTGCTCGAGAAGATTGCTGTTCTCAACAAGAGTGGCCGGTTTGCCAACCAGTATTGCCTGAGCGATGCCTACCGCGACAAGGGTGGCGCAGAGGCCcaggaggctgctgctgaacctgttgatgacgacgaggacgatgcggagatggaggatgtgTTGCCCGTCTCCTAG